In Halococcus hamelinensis 100A6, a single genomic region encodes these proteins:
- a CDS encoding 2Fe-2S iron-sulfur cluster-binding protein yields the protein MSTDPIWENSHTTGPDVPFTEDIAPGTANDPAAGATEAATVTVDGEPVAVEEGETLLDACERVETEGEVLALCSYDEEEKIGPRSECRTCMVDTEEHGVVPSCSFPPEEGMTVTTDTAAASEARDVNLDLLLSNHNLLCTTCGQNGRCDLQDVSIQNEVEEPRYGVMHDRSELVPLDDSSPFIQIDRNKCILCNRCVEACNDVQVEGVLRMEGSGEDTRIGFQNGAETMMESTCVSCGHCATVCPTGALVEQGLVDSTTLPVPGFTHKNSAEEIIGEDYEHQPGQMTPMKRREDTENEPAATFESVGDD from the coding sequence ATGAGTACGGACCCGATCTGGGAGAACTCCCACACGACCGGACCCGACGTACCGTTCACCGAGGACATCGCCCCGGGAACCGCGAACGACCCCGCGGCAGGCGCGACCGAGGCGGCGACGGTGACCGTCGACGGCGAGCCCGTCGCGGTCGAGGAAGGGGAAACCCTGCTCGACGCGTGCGAACGCGTCGAGACCGAGGGCGAGGTGCTCGCGCTCTGTTCGTACGACGAGGAGGAGAAGATCGGCCCGCGGAGCGAGTGTCGAACCTGTATGGTCGACACCGAGGAGCACGGCGTCGTGCCCTCGTGTAGCTTCCCGCCGGAGGAGGGCATGACCGTCACCACCGACACCGCCGCGGCGAGCGAGGCGCGCGACGTCAACCTCGACCTCCTGCTCTCGAATCACAACCTGCTGTGTACGACCTGCGGCCAGAACGGCCGGTGTGACCTCCAGGACGTCTCGATCCAGAACGAGGTCGAGGAGCCCAGGTACGGCGTGATGCACGACCGGAGCGAACTCGTGCCGCTCGACGATTCCTCGCCGTTCATCCAGATCGACCGGAACAAGTGTATCCTCTGTAACCGCTGTGTCGAGGCCTGCAACGACGTCCAGGTCGAGGGCGTCCTCCGGATGGAGGGCTCGGGCGAGGACACCCGTATCGGCTTCCAGAACGGCGCGGAGACGATGATGGAGTCGACCTGCGTCTCCTGTGGTCACTGCGCGACGGTGTGCCCGACGGGCGCGCTGGTCGAACAGGGGCTCGTGGACTCGACGACGCTTCCAGTCCCCGGTTTCACCCACAAGAACTCCGCCGAGGAGATCATCGGCGAGGACTACGAACACCAGCCGGGCCAGATGACGCCGATGAAACGCCGGGAGGACACCGAGAACGAGCCGGCGGCCACCTTCGAGTCCGTGGGGGACGACTGA
- the fdhF gene encoding formate dehydrogenase subunit alpha encodes MSQDTSDTEKEGVAGFMARAKEQAGEGAKEAANDKVVRPFEHAVSGFMGDAVSEGRLFSIADAVADYQENDIDVTDTTCEYCAVGCRFDVLTKDGEFLGTRPRPEKAPINGISTCVKGKFAHGYTHSDDRLTQPLVKEDGEFREASWDEALTRVAEGLGGVKEEYGPDGLGFVASSKATNEDNYAMQRFAREVIGTNNIDNCNRLCHSSTVSGLSSTFGFGAASVGMEALEETDCYLLTGSNTTEAHPVLATRIKQNVKDNDADLLVFDPRKTQIAEYADQYTQINAGYDNTWLNGLVRYILKNDLEDREFIEERTTGIEQVEESVEKFTPEFVEEHAGVPPEELVSAAETITEADSCVFGWTLGMTEHAKGTENIYAIANLALVTGHIGNPKSGVSPFRGQNNVQGGGGDMGPLPNNFPGYQPVTNEEHREKFAEAYGMDVEEMPDKEGYRLTDMFLTDDIHGMFIQGENSLVSEPNIAHARETIENLDFFAVQDIFLTETAELADVVLPATASLESNGTYTASTRHVQLVKRAVDPIGNAKPDWRITKALAAKFGYEWEYDHPSDIMDEINDLVPIYGGISHERLEALGDGEGLQWPVWDMDHPGTPYTYEEEFQTNDGLAHMHPADTVDPSETPDDDYPLVMTSGRVLYQYHTGTMTFRDEGVMSYSDKSFVEVHPETAEEYGIADEEVVELTSRHGKTEMLVQVTTRPNPGEVFVPMHYLEGGANNLTKEDPLDGAARTPEYKITDVQITGTEKEADDLQGSVPRGEARRPASSDD; translated from the coding sequence ATGAGCCAGGACACATCCGACACCGAGAAGGAAGGCGTCGCGGGCTTCATGGCCCGCGCGAAGGAACAGGCTGGCGAGGGAGCAAAGGAGGCCGCGAACGACAAGGTCGTCAGACCGTTCGAGCACGCGGTCTCGGGCTTCATGGGGGACGCGGTCTCGGAGGGCCGGCTGTTCTCGATCGCCGACGCGGTCGCCGACTACCAGGAGAACGACATCGACGTCACCGACACGACCTGTGAGTACTGCGCGGTCGGCTGCCGGTTCGACGTGCTCACGAAGGACGGCGAGTTCCTCGGGACCAGACCCCGCCCGGAGAAAGCACCCATCAACGGGATCTCGACCTGCGTCAAAGGGAAGTTCGCCCACGGCTACACCCACAGCGACGACCGACTGACCCAGCCGTTGGTCAAGGAGGACGGCGAGTTCCGGGAGGCCTCGTGGGACGAGGCGCTCACGCGGGTCGCGGAGGGTCTCGGCGGGGTCAAGGAGGAGTACGGCCCCGACGGGCTCGGTTTCGTGGCCTCCTCGAAGGCGACCAACGAGGACAACTACGCGATGCAGCGGTTCGCACGCGAGGTCATCGGCACCAACAACATCGACAACTGCAACCGGCTCTGTCACTCCTCGACCGTCTCCGGCCTCTCATCGACGTTCGGCTTCGGCGCGGCCTCCGTCGGGATGGAGGCGCTCGAAGAGACCGACTGTTACCTCCTGACCGGCTCGAACACCACCGAGGCCCACCCGGTGCTCGCGACCCGGATCAAACAGAACGTCAAGGACAACGACGCCGACCTCCTCGTGTTCGACCCGCGGAAGACCCAGATCGCCGAGTACGCAGACCAGTACACCCAGATCAATGCAGGTTACGACAACACCTGGCTCAACGGGCTCGTCAGGTACATCCTGAAGAACGACCTCGAGGACCGGGAGTTCATCGAGGAGCGGACGACGGGCATCGAGCAGGTCGAGGAGAGCGTCGAGAAGTTCACGCCGGAGTTCGTCGAGGAGCACGCGGGTGTCCCGCCGGAGGAACTCGTGAGCGCGGCCGAGACCATCACGGAGGCCGACTCCTGTGTGTTCGGCTGGACGCTCGGGATGACCGAGCACGCCAAAGGCACCGAGAACATCTACGCCATCGCGAACCTCGCGCTGGTGACCGGACACATCGGCAACCCGAAATCGGGCGTCTCGCCGTTCCGCGGCCAGAACAACGTCCAGGGCGGCGGCGGCGACATGGGGCCGCTCCCGAACAACTTCCCGGGCTACCAGCCGGTGACCAACGAGGAACACCGGGAGAAGTTCGCCGAGGCCTACGGGATGGACGTCGAGGAGATGCCCGACAAGGAGGGCTACCGCCTCACGGACATGTTCCTCACGGACGACATCCACGGGATGTTCATCCAGGGCGAGAACTCGCTGGTCTCGGAGCCGAACATCGCCCACGCACGCGAGACGATCGAGAACCTCGACTTCTTCGCGGTGCAGGACATCTTCCTGACCGAGACCGCCGAGCTCGCCGACGTAGTCCTGCCGGCGACCGCCTCGCTGGAGTCCAACGGAACGTACACCGCCTCGACGCGCCACGTCCAGCTGGTGAAGCGGGCGGTCGACCCCATCGGCAACGCCAAACCCGACTGGCGGATCACCAAGGCGCTCGCGGCGAAGTTCGGCTACGAGTGGGAGTACGACCACCCGAGCGACATCATGGACGAGATCAACGACCTCGTCCCGATCTACGGTGGCATCAGCCACGAGCGCCTCGAAGCCCTCGGGGACGGCGAAGGGCTCCAGTGGCCCGTCTGGGACATGGACCATCCCGGCACCCCCTACACCTACGAGGAGGAGTTCCAGACCAACGACGGGCTGGCGCACATGCACCCCGCCGATACGGTGGATCCCTCGGAGACGCCGGACGACGACTACCCGCTGGTGATGACCTCGGGGCGGGTCCTCTATCAGTACCACACCGGGACGATGACGTTCCGCGACGAGGGGGTCATGTCCTACTCAGACAAGAGCTTCGTCGAGGTCCACCCCGAGACCGCCGAGGAGTACGGGATCGCGGACGAGGAGGTCGTCGAACTCACCTCCCGGCACGGCAAGACGGAGATGCTGGTCCAGGTCACCACCCGACCGAACCCCGGCGAAGTGTTCGTCCCGATGCACTACCTCGAAGGCGGCGCGAACAACCTCACGAAGGAGGACCCGCTCGACGGCGCGGCACGCACGCCCGAGTACAAGATCACCGACGTCCAGATCACGGGAACCGAGAAGGAGGCCGACGACCTCCAGGGGAGCGTGCCGCGTGGCGAGGCGAGACGACCCGCGAGCTCGGACGACTGA
- a CDS encoding WD40/YVTN/BNR-like repeat-containing protein — protein MSLLIGTQDGVFRSGESLDDAERVVDAGNTLRVRTLDEDAYAATTSGLYRSTDGGRTWENLDVPREEVYSVVTSPDGERLYAGTHPAHLYVSTDNGATWEECEGFQELPSREEWHTPRHRNEAHVRSLGTHADAPDRLVAGVEVGGVHVSDDRGETWTERREGVHHDVHHVLVLGGEEYVASTGGGLYRTRDAGTSWIRLDEAVDHGYFREAFAFEGTLYVAAARDPPPTWGGESGADAALFESRDGGDTLDAVSYPGEPASFVLAWTAWNGRVVAGTTEGRVLAREPDGWTTVGHVPSGVRSLAAV, from the coding sequence ATGTCGCTTCTGATCGGCACGCAGGACGGCGTCTTCCGGTCGGGCGAGTCGCTCGACGACGCGGAGCGCGTGGTCGACGCGGGGAACACGCTTCGGGTGCGAACCCTCGATGAGGACGCGTACGCCGCGACCACGAGCGGGCTCTACCGCTCGACCGACGGCGGGAGGACGTGGGAGAACCTCGATGTACCGCGCGAGGAGGTCTACTCAGTTGTTACGAGCCCTGACGGCGAGCGACTCTACGCCGGAACCCATCCCGCTCACCTCTACGTCTCGACCGACAATGGCGCGACGTGGGAGGAGTGTGAGGGCTTTCAGGAGCTCCCGTCGCGCGAGGAGTGGCACACTCCACGTCACCGCAACGAGGCCCACGTCCGGAGTCTCGGTACGCACGCCGACGCGCCCGACAGGCTGGTCGCGGGCGTCGAGGTCGGCGGGGTACACGTCAGCGACGACCGCGGCGAGACGTGGACCGAGCGGCGCGAGGGGGTTCACCACGACGTCCACCACGTCCTCGTGCTCGGCGGCGAGGAGTACGTCGCCTCGACCGGCGGCGGGCTCTACCGAACCCGCGACGCCGGCACGTCGTGGATCCGGCTCGACGAGGCCGTCGACCACGGCTACTTCCGGGAGGCGTTCGCGTTCGAGGGGACCCTCTACGTCGCCGCGGCGCGCGACCCGCCGCCGACGTGGGGCGGCGAGAGCGGGGCCGACGCGGCGTTGTTCGAATCCCGGGACGGCGGCGACACGCTCGACGCGGTATCGTACCCCGGCGAGCCCGCGAGCTTCGTGCTCGCGTGGACAGCGTGGAACGGGCGGGTGGTCGCCGGCACGACCGAAGGCCGGGTGCTGGCTCGCGAGCCCGACGGCTGGACGACGGTCGGGCACGTCCCGTCGGGGGTCCGCTCGCTCGCGGCCGTCTGA
- the moaA gene encoding GTP 3',8-cyclase MoaA produces the protein MLVDGFGREVSGVRISLTDRCNFDCVYCHNEGLGDTRGPMDPAENEMGTEDVVRFLEVAREFGVEKAKFTGGEPMLRDDLEEIVRRTPDGMETSLTTNGTFLPGRAETLREAGLDRVNVSQDALDRDDFAAITESGAYDRVIEGVEAALDAGLDPVKLNMVVFEGTVEYVPEMVEHVATNPGLRLQLIEYMPEIAGHPDWAVDIGRIHDWLAERADRIEHREMHDRRRYWMADEDEAHGAPDDTSGGMVEIVDPVGNETFCANCHRVRVTHEGYLKGCLNRNDDLKSMGEMNRDEIREAFREVVGDRVPYYGEYMVRDGDGGWKVNEKYVEEPVSA, from the coding sequence ATGCTCGTCGATGGGTTCGGACGGGAGGTCTCGGGGGTCCGGATCTCGCTGACCGACCGCTGTAACTTCGATTGCGTCTACTGCCACAACGAGGGGCTCGGCGACACCCGCGGCCCGATGGACCCCGCCGAGAACGAGATGGGGACCGAGGACGTGGTACGGTTTCTGGAGGTCGCCCGCGAGTTCGGCGTCGAGAAGGCGAAGTTCACCGGTGGCGAGCCGATGCTTCGCGACGACTTAGAGGAGATCGTCCGGCGCACGCCCGACGGGATGGAGACCTCGCTCACCACCAACGGGACCTTCCTGCCGGGCCGGGCGGAGACGCTCCGCGAGGCCGGATTGGACCGGGTCAACGTCTCCCAGGACGCCCTCGACAGGGACGATTTCGCCGCGATCACCGAATCGGGTGCCTACGACAGGGTCATCGAGGGCGTCGAGGCCGCGCTCGACGCGGGGCTCGACCCCGTGAAGCTCAACATGGTGGTCTTCGAGGGCACCGTCGAGTACGTCCCGGAGATGGTCGAACACGTCGCGACGAATCCCGGACTCCGGCTCCAGCTCATCGAGTACATGCCCGAGATCGCCGGCCATCCCGACTGGGCGGTCGACATCGGTCGGATCCACGACTGGCTCGCCGAGCGGGCCGACCGGATCGAACACCGCGAGATGCACGACCGGCGGCGCTACTGGATGGCCGACGAGGACGAAGCGCACGGTGCCCCCGACGACACCTCGGGGGGGATGGTCGAGATCGTCGACCCGGTCGGCAACGAGACGTTCTGTGCGAACTGCCACCGGGTGCGGGTCACCCACGAGGGCTACCTCAAGGGCTGTCTCAACCGCAACGACGACCTCAAGTCGATGGGCGAGATGAACCGGGACGAGATCCGCGAGGCCTTCCGCGAGGTCGTCGGCGACCGGGTGCCCTACTACGGCGAGTACATGGTCCGGGACGGCGACGGCGGCTGGAAGGTCAACGAGAAGTACGTCGAAGAGCCCGTCAGCGCGTAG
- a CDS encoding molybdenum cofactor guanylyltransferase, whose product MRAGVILAGGYSTRFGEADKTLADVDGVPMIRRVATRLDGVVDELVVNCRAAQVEEIERALSEIAVEFAVDPEPDGGPLAGVRTGLAATDAAYAAVVAADMPLVDPGFVSFLFDRAAGHDAAIPRWEGRLQPTHAVYRRAAMAEAAARALSNDERRLVSALSALDHVVVEESTVRERDAGKTFTNVNTREELRRVAAEFENGAPSEPHGSDGATR is encoded by the coding sequence ATGCGTGCCGGAGTCATCCTCGCCGGCGGTTACTCGACGCGCTTCGGCGAGGCCGACAAAACCCTCGCCGACGTCGACGGCGTTCCGATGATACGGCGGGTCGCGACGCGGCTCGACGGCGTCGTCGACGAACTCGTGGTGAACTGTCGGGCCGCGCAGGTCGAGGAAATCGAACGCGCGCTCTCGGAGATAGCCGTCGAGTTCGCGGTGGACCCGGAGCCCGACGGGGGACCGCTCGCCGGGGTCCGGACGGGCCTCGCCGCGACCGACGCGGCGTACGCCGCGGTCGTCGCCGCCGACATGCCGCTGGTCGACCCCGGATTCGTCTCGTTCCTGTTCGACCGCGCGGCGGGCCACGACGCCGCAATACCTCGATGGGAAGGGCGGCTGCAGCCCACTCACGCGGTCTACCGGCGGGCCGCGATGGCCGAGGCCGCTGCGCGGGCGCTCTCGAACGACGAGCGCCGACTGGTGTCGGCACTCTCGGCGCTCGATCACGTCGTCGTCGAGGAGTCGACCGTCCGCGAGCGCGATGCTGGAAAGACGTTCACCAACGTCAACACACGGGAGGAGCTACGGCGCGTCGCGGCCGAGTTCGAGAACGGAGCCCCGTCCGAACCACACGGTAGCGACGGCGCTACGCGCTGA
- a CDS encoding molybdopterin oxidoreductase family protein, which translates to MSQEPADGIQSVCPRCSVGCSLRYDANAERARGISGAPVNRRGELCPKGLGAFDVFDPDERLTTPLVRHDGDLEPATWTDALDRVEAAFEGIVDDHGPDALAFLGAPHCTNEENYTFQKLARVLGTNNVDNRARLCHDASVSAMEARLGAGGMTNSLADLEAADVFLVVGSNPADQQPVAFDSYVRPAVNDGATLVHVDPRANATTRLAESHLAPRPGTDAQVVSLLARTILDEGLVDEGFVAERTSGVEAFAASVAGEDPEAVADRAGVDLVTVRDVARRFGRADRATVITGTGIEDGPDTAEALLNLLLLTGNLGERGTGMNVFRGLNNEQGASDVGALPHRLPGGQPVTDPEVRERVAGVWGIEPPAEPGLNEQDLVRGFGDGIRGAFVLGENPAVTKLGTERVARGLESLDFLLVQDVTHTETTAHADVVLPASAWSEKSGTVTNLDRQVQRMRTLESAPGEARDDLSVLRALGDRLTDVAFDDDPERVFEELVTVNPRYAGMSYDGIGTGSQRWPFPEGADEGTAVLHRERFLTGEKRASFVPTAAIADGATDAGLVLLTGGRSGDTTNTTMGRDGDRHDDTLAIHPTDADESGLVDGDRATVENANGTIETTVRCTESVREGCVYLHARAADPLVGEGQTRVEVRPAMATADRPLND; encoded by the coding sequence ATGAGCCAGGAACCAGCAGACGGCATCCAGAGCGTTTGTCCGCGGTGTTCGGTGGGTTGTTCGCTTCGATACGACGCGAACGCCGAACGCGCGCGCGGTATCAGCGGCGCGCCGGTCAACCGACGGGGCGAGCTCTGTCCGAAGGGGCTCGGCGCGTTCGACGTGTTCGACCCCGACGAACGGTTGACGACGCCGCTGGTCCGGCACGACGGCGACCTCGAACCCGCGACGTGGACGGACGCCCTCGACCGGGTCGAAGCGGCGTTCGAGGGGATCGTCGACGACCACGGCCCGGACGCGCTCGCCTTCCTCGGCGCGCCACACTGTACCAACGAGGAGAACTACACCTTCCAGAAGCTCGCGCGGGTTCTCGGGACCAACAACGTCGACAACCGGGCACGGCTGTGTCACGACGCGAGCGTCTCGGCGATGGAGGCCCGCCTCGGCGCGGGCGGGATGACCAACTCGCTGGCGGACCTCGAAGCGGCCGACGTCTTTCTGGTCGTGGGGTCGAACCCCGCCGACCAGCAGCCGGTGGCGTTCGATTCGTACGTCCGGCCGGCGGTCAACGACGGCGCAACCCTCGTCCACGTCGACCCGCGCGCGAACGCCACCACGCGGCTCGCCGAAAGCCACCTCGCGCCGCGCCCCGGAACCGACGCGCAGGTGGTCTCGCTTCTCGCGAGGACGATCCTCGACGAAGGGCTGGTCGACGAGGGGTTCGTCGCCGAACGCACCTCCGGGGTCGAGGCGTTCGCGGCGTCGGTCGCGGGCGAGGACCCGGAGGCGGTCGCCGACCGGGCCGGCGTCGACCTCGTGACGGTTCGGGACGTCGCCCGTCGGTTCGGGCGAGCCGACCGCGCGACGGTCATCACCGGCACCGGCATCGAGGACGGCCCTGACACCGCCGAGGCGCTGTTGAACCTCCTCCTGCTCACGGGGAACCTCGGCGAGCGCGGGACCGGGATGAACGTCTTCCGCGGGCTCAACAACGAGCAGGGGGCCTCCGACGTCGGCGCGCTCCCACACCGGCTCCCGGGCGGCCAGCCCGTCACCGACCCAGAGGTCCGGGAACGGGTAGCTGGGGTGTGGGGCATCGAACCCCCCGCCGAACCCGGGCTGAACGAACAGGACCTCGTGCGCGGCTTCGGTGACGGGATCCGCGGGGCGTTCGTCCTCGGCGAGAACCCGGCGGTGACGAAGCTCGGAACCGAGCGCGTCGCGCGCGGCCTCGAATCGCTCGACTTCCTGCTCGTCCAGGACGTGACCCACACCGAGACCACCGCCCACGCCGACGTGGTGCTCCCCGCGAGCGCGTGGTCGGAGAAGTCGGGGACCGTCACGAACCTCGACCGCCAGGTCCAGCGTATGCGGACTCTCGAATCCGCGCCGGGCGAGGCGCGGGACGACCTCTCGGTTCTCCGGGCGCTCGGCGACCGGCTCACCGACGTCGCGTTCGACGACGACCCCGAACGGGTGTTCGAGGAGCTGGTCACCGTGAACCCGCGCTACGCCGGTATGAGCTACGACGGGATCGGGACCGGGAGTCAGCGCTGGCCGTTCCCCGAGGGGGCGGACGAAGGGACGGCGGTCCTCCACCGCGAGCGATTCCTGACCGGCGAGAAGCGCGCGTCGTTCGTCCCGACCGCCGCGATCGCCGACGGGGCGACCGACGCCGGACTCGTGCTCCTCACGGGCGGCCGGAGCGGCGACACCACCAACACCACGATGGGGCGCGACGGCGACCGACACGACGATACGCTCGCGATCCACCCCACGGACGCTGACGAGAGCGGACTCGTAGACGGCGACCGGGCCACCGTCGAGAACGCGAACGGTACCATCGAAACGACCGTTCGATGCACCGAGAGCGTCCGTGAGGGGTGTGTCTACCTCCACGCCCGCGCCGCCGACCCGCTGGTCGGGGAGGGACAGACGCGCGTCGAGGTTCGCCCCGCCATGGCCACCGCGGACCGGCCGCTGAACGACTGA
- the pstA gene encoding phosphate ABC transporter permease PstA has protein sequence MSTDSLTQRSNPLVGTAAETLRYVGSGIAVLAVAVVLAGLLGFANVLPGSVAGVALVDWLAAALGLGSLGMIAVGLGSRAGVFETTPDRTAGLLVAAVFGLVGLAAGGLVAAQTLGLSTLWPVGALVGAAVGVGVALGPREDVALAATGGGFGLVVAGLVLAGVLGPGWAWQPAGLSGVFRSATTVPLLCSLAGLVLAWSAAQASAGFGPQGKARGASLLVGANAAGMIALLLGLVSFIAVRGVGPMLRGIQYGLFWEPITWFQVPFWGQYVVVEGPVVWFHWPFTMEGFSMTNPVNGVAPAIVGTAWLVVGAVLLAVPLGVGTAVFLTEYAEQGRLTALVEVATNGLWSTPSIVYGLFGLAFLVPRIANQSSLLSGMIVLGFMLLPLVIITSREALLNVPDEYRDASAALGVSRWETIKTVVLPAAMPGVITGTILGVGRIAGETAPILLVLTGEPFPAVGPDVVDLSFGFTASFPFVNLGVVSSDALLQPSTALPYQLFATITAGAENVSGGFQWATALVLLLVVFAFYAVGIASRSYFQRKLDS, from the coding sequence ATGAGCACGGATTCGCTGACACAGCGATCGAACCCGCTCGTCGGAACCGCGGCGGAAACGCTCCGGTACGTCGGGAGCGGGATCGCCGTTCTCGCCGTCGCCGTCGTGCTCGCGGGGCTCCTCGGGTTCGCGAACGTGCTCCCGGGGTCCGTCGCCGGCGTCGCGCTGGTCGATTGGCTCGCGGCCGCTCTCGGTCTCGGCTCGCTCGGGATGATAGCGGTTGGTCTCGGGTCCCGGGCAGGCGTGTTCGAGACCACGCCCGACCGCACCGCCGGCCTCCTGGTCGCGGCGGTCTTCGGGCTCGTCGGCCTGGCTGCCGGGGGGCTCGTCGCGGCCCAGACGCTCGGCCTGTCGACCCTCTGGCCGGTCGGCGCGCTCGTCGGCGCGGCGGTCGGGGTCGGCGTCGCGCTGGGGCCACGCGAGGACGTCGCGCTCGCGGCGACCGGCGGCGGGTTCGGACTGGTCGTCGCCGGGCTGGTCCTCGCGGGCGTTCTCGGTCCGGGGTGGGCCTGGCAGCCCGCGGGGCTGTCGGGGGTCTTCCGGTCGGCGACGACGGTCCCGTTGTTGTGTTCGCTCGCGGGCCTCGTGCTGGCCTGGAGCGCCGCCCAGGCCAGCGCGGGGTTCGGCCCGCAGGGGAAGGCCCGCGGCGCGTCGTTGCTCGTCGGCGCGAACGCCGCCGGGATGATCGCGTTGCTCCTCGGGCTGGTCTCGTTCATCGCGGTCCGCGGGGTCGGCCCGATGCTCCGCGGGATCCAGTACGGGCTGTTCTGGGAGCCGATCACCTGGTTCCAAGTGCCGTTCTGGGGCCAGTACGTGGTCGTCGAGGGGCCGGTGGTCTGGTTCCACTGGCCGTTCACGATGGAGGGGTTCTCGATGACCAACCCCGTGAACGGCGTCGCGCCCGCCATCGTCGGCACCGCCTGGCTGGTGGTCGGCGCGGTGTTGCTGGCGGTGCCCCTCGGCGTCGGCACCGCCGTCTTCCTCACCGAGTACGCCGAGCAGGGCCGGCTCACCGCGCTCGTCGAGGTCGCCACCAACGGCCTCTGGAGCACCCCGAGCATCGTCTACGGTCTGTTCGGCCTCGCCTTCCTCGTCCCGCGGATCGCGAACCAGAGCAGCCTCCTCTCGGGGATGATAGTATTGGGCTTCATGCTCCTCCCGCTGGTGATCATCACGAGCCGGGAGGCGCTGCTCAACGTGCCGGACGAGTACCGCGACGCCAGCGCCGCGCTCGGGGTGAGCCGGTGGGAGACGATCAAGACGGTGGTGTTGCCGGCCGCGATGCCGGGCGTCATCACCGGTACGATCCTCGGGGTAGGGCGGATCGCGGGCGAGACCGCTCCGATCCTCCTCGTGCTGACCGGCGAACCGTTCCCCGCGGTCGGTCCCGACGTCGTCGACCTCTCCTTCGGGTTCACCGCCTCGTTCCCGTTCGTGAACCTCGGCGTGGTCAGCTCCGACGCACTGCTCCAGCCCTCGACCGCGCTCCCGTATCAGCTGTTCGCGACGATCACCGCCGGGGCCGAGAACGTCTCCGGCGGCTTCCAGTGGGCCACCGCGTTGGTCCTCCTGCTGGTTGTCTTCGCCTTCTACGCCGTCGGCATCGCCTCGCGGTCCTACTTCCAGCGGAAACTCGACTCATGA
- the pstC gene encoding phosphate ABC transporter permease subunit PstC has translation MSGRAGFGGRLARLDPPSRVGALVGAVLLVAVGTFLLAPELVGYPLVAAVLVVGYGLFADQATTVRALTLAATVVTVLVLALITVYLVAQSIPAFRTMGPGIVLKRAPFWNPDSGLFSLVPMIWGTVVTTLIATLVAAPLGVAGAVFIAEMAPDWARGLLKPAVEGLAGVPSIVYGFIGLTLLSPFMSTNFGLPTLGSLLVVGAVIGAMALPTVVSVAEDAIDSVPSAMKDGSLALGATDWQTTTDVTLPAAFSGVSAAVLLGVGRAVGETMAATVILANVTTLPDPLYDVFGNTITLTSLIASQYGIASGTQMSALFAAGVILFVTVLGLSLGSQYVERRMERSFGGNR, from the coding sequence ATGAGCGGGCGAGCCGGCTTCGGGGGTCGGTTGGCCCGGCTCGACCCGCCGAGCCGCGTCGGCGCGCTCGTCGGCGCGGTCCTGCTCGTCGCGGTCGGCACCTTCCTCCTCGCGCCCGAACTGGTCGGCTATCCCCTCGTCGCGGCGGTGCTGGTCGTGGGCTATGGCCTGTTCGCCGACCAGGCGACGACCGTCCGCGCGCTCACGCTCGCGGCGACGGTCGTCACGGTACTCGTCCTGGCCCTCATCACGGTCTACCTCGTCGCCCAGTCGATCCCCGCGTTCCGGACGATGGGGCCCGGGATCGTCCTCAAGCGCGCACCGTTCTGGAACCCGGACTCGGGGTTGTTCTCGCTGGTCCCGATGATCTGGGGGACGGTCGTCACGACCCTGATCGCCACCCTGGTCGCCGCACCGCTCGGGGTCGCCGGCGCGGTGTTCATCGCGGAGATGGCCCCCGACTGGGCGCGCGGCCTGCTCAAACCCGCGGTCGAGGGGCTCGCGGGCGTGCCCTCGATCGTCTACGGCTTCATCGGTCTCACGCTTCTCAGCCCGTTCATGTCGACGAACTTCGGGCTGCCGACGCTCGGGAGCCTGCTCGTGGTCGGCGCGGTGATCGGCGCGATGGCGCTCCCCACCGTGGTCTCGGTCGCCGAGGACGCGATCGACAGCGTCCCGAGTGCGATGAAGGACGGCTCGCTCGCGCTCGGCGCGACCGACTGGCAGACCACGACCGACGTCACGCTCCCGGCGGCGTTCTCGGGGGTCTCGGCCGCCGTCCTGCTTGGCGTCGGGCGGGCGGTCGGCGAGACGATGGCCGCGACGGTGATCCTCGCCAACGTCACGACCCTCCCCGACCCGCTCTACGACGTCTTCGGCAACACCATCACGCTCACGAGCCTGATCGCGAGCCAGTACGGCATCGCGAGCGGCACCCAGATGAGCGCGCTGTTCGCCGCCGGCGTGATCCTCTTCGTCACCGTGTTGGGTCTCAGCCTCGGTTCGCAGTACGTCGAACGCCGGATGGAACGGAGCTTCGGGGGGAACCGATGA